The genomic interval AGATCCCACAGGAAGCTCGTCAAGGCCGAACTGGGCGAGAGCTTCGATCACCTGATGCGCGCGGCCACCCACGCGGCGTCCGGGGTCGGGGCAACGGTGGGACCGCGGGCGTACGCCGCCCAGGCCTATCTCGCGCCGACGGCGACCAGGGTACGGGCGACGGCGTCGGACGGCTGGGAGTCGGCGATGACCAGGTTTGCGCCGCTGGCGACGGCCGCCACGGACGGCGCCCGCCAGGCCGGCTCGGTCGCCCGCAAGGCGAGGTCGAAGAAGATGAGAGCGATGCGGAAGAAGAACTCGATGATGCGTCGACGCTGGCCGGTCCTGACCGGGCTGTTGGTCGCGGGGGCGGTGGCCGGCGCCATGGGCGCGGTCGTGGTGCGGCGACGCGGGCAGCGCCCGTGGGACGAGTACGACCCGGCGGCCACGCTGGACGCCGTACGCGACGACGCCGCCACGATCATGGACAGCTCGGCCGGCGGCACGACCCGGGAGACCACCGGGGACAAGTCCGTGCCGACGGAGAAGGTGAAGGACCGTACGGCGACGGCCGGCGAGAAGATCTCGACCGGGCCGATCACCGACGGGGCCCGGAAGGTGTCGACGAAGAGCGGCGACCGATCCGACGGGTTGCTCGGTACGGCCGCGTCCCGCAACAGCGGCAACTGAGCGGCGACCGCGGGTCGACGTTCGGGGACCGTCACGGCGGTGTGGGGCCGGAAGCGCCCCGCGCCGCCGTGACCGTCTCCGGCGGCGGGCTCAGAGCCAGCGGTTGCGGCGGAACCAGCGGTACAGGCCGAGCGAGATCGCCAGCATCAGCGCGAGTACGACCGGATAGCCGTACTTCCAGCCGGTCTCCGGCATGAAGTCGAAGTTCATCCCGTAGATGCCGGCGATGGCGGTCCAGACCGCGGCGATCGCGGCCCAGGCAGCGATCTTGCGCATGTCGTTGTTCTGGTCGACCGTCACCTGGGCCAGCCGGGCCTGGAGGATCGAGTTGAGCAGGTCGTCGTAGGAGTTGACCTGCTCGACCGTGCGGGTCAGGTGGTCCTGCACGTCCCGGAAGTAGCGCCGGATCTCCTTGGGGATCTCCCGGTTGACCTGGGCGGTCAGCGTCATCATCGGCCGTTGCAGCGGCACGACCGCCCGCTTGAACTCGACGAGTTCCCGCTTCATCTGGTAGATCCGCTGAATCCGGCCGTGCGCCTGCCGGGCGAAGACCTCGCCCTCGAGTATGTCCAGGTCGTCGCCGACCTGGTCGGTCACCTCCAGGTAGATGTCCACCACCCGGTCCATCACGGCGTACGCCACCGCCCACGGTCCCTGGCGGAGGATCTCCTGCCGGGCCTCCAGCTCGGAGCGGACCGGTGCCAGCCGGCAGGCGTCCCCGTGCCGGACGGTGAGCACGAAGTTCGGCCCGATGAAGAGCATCATCTGGCCGGTCTCGATCACGTCGGAGTTCTCGGTCAGCTCGCCGTGCCGGACATACCGGACGGTACGCAGCACCAGGAAGCTGACCTCGCCGAAGCGCTCCAGCTTGGGGCGCTGCTCCGCCTTGACGGCGTCCTCGACGGCGAGTTCGTGCAGCCCGTACGCGGCCGCGATGCCGGCCATCTCGGCCTGGCTCGGCTCGTGCACGCCCAGCCAGACGAAGGCGCCGGGCTGCTGCCGCGCCGCGTCCAGCGCCTCGGCGTAGCCCGTCTGCCCCGGCTGGCGTACCCCGTCGACGTAGAGCCCGCAGTCGACGATGCCCAGCCCGTCCGGCCGGGAGTCGGTCGGGGTCCGCCCTCCACCGGCCTCGGTGCTCAGCATCCGGGTCACCGCCGCCCGGACCGGCGCCGTCCAGGCCCGGGGTCTCGGTCGGCTGTTCCCACTGACCGCCACTCGGTCGGAATCGGTTTGATCCGGCATCGCCACCGCCCCCTTTCGGCCCGTTCGGGTGCGCGTTGCAGCGTACGCCGCCGATGCTCGGCACCGGACATGTCGCGGATCACCCCTGGTGGCGCCGCCGGTGGCGGCACGGCCCCCTGGATGGCGCGGTGAAAAGTGGCGCCGGGTGGACCGTCCACGTCGGGGGGTAAGGTGCGGACGGCCCACCCGGCGCCGTGGGGGCGGGGGTTCTGCTCGTGGGCGCCAGCCACGGCCGGAGACTCGCCGTCCGGTGCCGGAACGGGTCGCCTCCACGCGAGTGGCGCTCGCAGCATTGTGGGCCGGCTACCGGCACGTAGGAAGCCCCGAATTCGCCATCCGCCACTATTGTCAGATATCTGACAGAAGGTTCCCTTGAAGGGCCTGGTCAGCTAAGCGGCGGTTACTCCCGCACCGCCCGTACCGCGTCGGCGAGCCGGCGGACCCCCTCCTCGATCTGGTCGGTGGTGACCCCGGAGTACGCCAGCCGCAGCGCGTGCCGACCCCCCTCGACCAGGAAGTCGCTGCCCTTGACCACCGTGACGCCCCGCTCGGCCGCCGCCGGTGCCAGCCGGTCCACGTGCACGTTCTGCGGCAGCTCGATCCAGAGGAAGTAGCCGCCGTTCGGCTCGGTGAACCGGGCGTCCGGGATGTGCTCCCGCAGCGACGCGGCCAGCGTGGCGGCCCGCTCACCGAGGGCGGTGCTGACGGTCCGGATCGAGCGCTCCAGGTCGCCGTTGACGCAGAACTGGTGCACGATCCCCTGCGCCACCAGGCCGGGCGAGATGTAGAGGTTGGTCGCCTCCTTGGCGATGTGGGCGATCAGCCGCGCCGGCCCGACCAGGTAGCCGACCCGGACCCCCGGGCAGACCGTCTTGGTGAAGCTGGAGGCGTGCACCACGGTGCCCTCCCGGTCCAGCGAGAGCATCGAGGGCAGCGGCTCGCCCCGGAACCGGACGTCCGCGTACGGGTCGTCCTCGAAGATCGTGAAGTCGTACTCGGCGGCGAGGTCGAGCAGGGCCTGCCGCTTCTCCTGCGACAGGGTCACCCCGGCCGGGTTCTGGAAGTTGGGGATGATGTGCGCCAGCTTCGGGCGTACCCCGGATTCGAGCAGTTTGCCCAGCTCGTCGGTGTCGATCCCGTCCGGCTGGATGGTGACCGGGTGCAGCTCGGCGCCCTGGCGTTGCAGGTTGAGCAGGGTCCGGTCGTAGGTCGGCCGCTCCACCACCACCGGGTCGCCGGAACGCACCAGGTGCTGGAAGAGGAAGGCGTCCGCCTGGAGCGATCCGTTGGTGACGAGAACCTGGTCGACCTCGACGCCATGCTTGTCGGCGATCCACTTCCGCAGGGGCGGGTATCCGACGGATGTCCCGTACCCGGTGATGCCGGCCGGATCGGCGTCGAAGGCGCGTACGGCCGCAGCCTTCAGCCCCTCGATATCGACGATGTCCAGCGACGGCGCCCCACGGGCGAAGGAGATCAGCTGCTCGACAGTCATGACTACCCAGCGTACGGGCGCCGCCAGCGTCCCGGGCGGAGGCACGACAATGTCCGTATCTTGGACGGCTGAAACCGCCGGGCGGGCGATCCGCCGGGTTGTGGCCGATGGCGACGGCCGCCGGACGGGGGGACTCCGGTCAGATCGAGGCGACCGCCGGGGCGCCGACCCAGACCCGGACGATGTCCCGGACCGAGATCATCCCGACCACCTCGTCGTCGTCCAGCACCACGAGGTGCCGGAAACCGCCCCTGGACATCGCCTCGGCCGCCTCGTGCACGGTCCAGTCCGGTCCGGCGTAGACCACCTCCGGGGTGAGGTGCGCGGCGGTCCGTTCGACGTCGACGTCGAGGCCGGCGCCGACCGCCTTCAGCACGTCACGTTCGGTCATGATGCCGACGCCCTCGGAGTCGGGGTCGACGACGACGGCGGAACCGACCCCGCGCTGCGCCATCATCTCGGCGGCCTGTCGGAGGGTGTGCTCGGGACCGACTATCAGGACATCGCCGGACATCGCTTCACGTACCCGCATCACTCATCACATCCCTGGGACGGGGACACCGGTCACGGACAGACTGGACGCTCCCCGGGGGAACCACAAGCGGCGGTGTGGGCGGCGGGACCGGGGTGGCTAGTCTCGACCCGTGTCCACAGAGCCCCTACGCTGCGCCGGAGCCCTGATCGTCGACGACGAGGGCCGGATCTTCTTCCAGCGAAGGTCCCCCAACCGGAAGCTCTTTCCCAACACCTGGGACATCGTCGGTGGTCACCTCGAAACCGGCGAGACGGTCGAGGAGGCGCTGTTCCGTGAGGTCACCGAGGAGACCGGCTGGACGGTCTCGCTGGTGCTGGGCACGGTCGGCGAATACCGCTACACCCCCGACGACGGCATCGAGCGGATCGAGACCGACTACCTGGTCCGGGTCGACGGCGACCTCACCCGCCCCCGGCTGGAGGCCGGCAAGCACACCGAGTTCCGCTGGCTCGCCGAGGACGAGATCGCACTGCTCGACGAGCACCGCGACGTCAACGACGGGCTGATCCGGCGGATCGCGGAGGACGGTTTCCGCGCCCTGCACCTGATCGGCCTGTGAACGACTCCGTCCCGCTCGCCCCGCACCAGGCCGCCGCGCTGGTCTGGCCGGCAGTCGACCGGGTCTTCCGCGGTGTCATGGCGACCGCCCGGGTGCGGGGTGGCGCCGAGCTGGTCCAGAGCTACGGCGGCCCGGCCGCGACCGGCTTCCTGATCGACTTCCGGACCAGGCTCGCGACCCCCGGCGGCACCATCGACAGCGTCGCGCTGGCCGCCCTGCTCCGCTACGGCGACCCGGCCGAATGCCAGCGCGTGCTGGACAAGCAGGTCGCGCACGGGATGCTGCACCGGCAGCCGGACGGCGGCATCCTGGCCACCGAACGCGGCCGGGCCTTCCTGGCCGAGCTCGCCGAGGTGCACGCCGAGGTGACCGGCGAACTCTGGGCGGCACACCCCGAACGGGTACGCCGGCTCGTCGGCACCCTCGGTCTGCTGCTCTCCGCCGCGCTCGACGAACTGCGTCCCGCCCAGATCCCGGCAACCGGCGTCGGGCAGGGTCACCTGCCACCCGCTCCGGTCGAAACCGGCCCGGTCGAGGGGCCGACCGACGGACGGGCCTTCGAGGCGATGGCACCGCCGTACGAGCCGGACGGCAGCCCGCCGGGCGTACTGCTGCTCAACCGGCT from Plantactinospora sp. BC1 carries:
- the corA gene encoding magnesium/cobalt transporter CorA encodes the protein MPDQTDSDRVAVSGNSRPRPRAWTAPVRAAVTRMLSTEAGGGRTPTDSRPDGLGIVDCGLYVDGVRQPGQTGYAEALDAARQQPGAFVWLGVHEPSQAEMAGIAAAYGLHELAVEDAVKAEQRPKLERFGEVSFLVLRTVRYVRHGELTENSDVIETGQMMLFIGPNFVLTVRHGDACRLAPVRSELEARQEILRQGPWAVAYAVMDRVVDIYLEVTDQVGDDLDILEGEVFARQAHGRIQRIYQMKRELVEFKRAVVPLQRPMMTLTAQVNREIPKEIRRYFRDVQDHLTRTVEQVNSYDDLLNSILQARLAQVTVDQNNDMRKIAAWAAIAAVWTAIAGIYGMNFDFMPETGWKYGYPVVLALMLAISLGLYRWFRRNRWL
- a CDS encoding PLP-dependent aminotransferase family protein gives rise to the protein MTVEQLISFARGAPSLDIVDIEGLKAAAVRAFDADPAGITGYGTSVGYPPLRKWIADKHGVEVDQVLVTNGSLQADAFLFQHLVRSGDPVVVERPTYDRTLLNLQRQGAELHPVTIQPDGIDTDELGKLLESGVRPKLAHIIPNFQNPAGVTLSQEKRQALLDLAAEYDFTIFEDDPYADVRFRGEPLPSMLSLDREGTVVHASSFTKTVCPGVRVGYLVGPARLIAHIAKEATNLYISPGLVAQGIVHQFCVNGDLERSIRTVSTALGERAATLAASLREHIPDARFTEPNGGYFLWIELPQNVHVDRLAPAAAERGVTVVKGSDFLVEGGRHALRLAYSGVTTDQIEEGVRRLADAVRAVRE
- a CDS encoding cyclic nucleotide-binding/CBS domain-containing protein, which codes for MRVREAMSGDVLIVGPEHTLRQAAEMMAQRGVGSAVVVDPDSEGVGIMTERDVLKAVGAGLDVDVERTAAHLTPEVVYAGPDWTVHEAAEAMSRGGFRHLVVLDDDEVVGMISVRDIVRVWVGAPAVASI
- a CDS encoding NUDIX hydrolase → MSTEPLRCAGALIVDDEGRIFFQRRSPNRKLFPNTWDIVGGHLETGETVEEALFREVTEETGWTVSLVLGTVGEYRYTPDDGIERIETDYLVRVDGDLTRPRLEAGKHTEFRWLAEDEIALLDEHRDVNDGLIRRIAEDGFRALHLIGL